From a single Carassius gibelio isolate Cgi1373 ecotype wild population from Czech Republic chromosome A18, carGib1.2-hapl.c, whole genome shotgun sequence genomic region:
- the LOC127934486 gene encoding uncharacterized protein LOC127934486, with translation MVGVLLFAYITVNLFLKCQGQKIHQAKIYSENSEVPEGGRLEVTCSTFGFTEKAVHSYLCKNGKAILMKKGTPRQDTTFKIERIELNASGNYNCVFSEEQLEITKVTGYGQNYIFINVIESFIYAQIHLLKPEVPVGSDAEFNCSTSKPLNKNQSKNMILAYLIRNGTPVEVNIWDTEKMMTTFTLRDVRIEDAGTYSCVILLNILPYHGMRLHQNITVNLEITVNSSINKVIIATTCSIIVLLFSLFLGIWALIRKRGCLRINIERSSNNETELRGTEIYYEEVNNPHTSDTGDTQHVVWSASEFADSSESDEDYNDVGSITV, from the exons ATGGTTGGTGTGCTTCTCTTTGCAT ATATCACAGTGAATCTATTCCTTAAATGTCAAG GTCAAAAGATTCATCAAGCTAAGATTTACAGTGAAAATTCAGAAGTTCCAGAAGGTGGAAGACTGGAGGTTACTTGCAGCACATTTGGCTTTACAGAAAAGGCAGTTCATTCATATCTGTGTAAAAATGGTAAAGCCATTCTTATGAAAAAAGGGACACCTCGACAAGACACCACCTTTAAAATAGAGAGAATAGAACTGAACGCTTCAGGCAACTACAACTGTGTGTTTTCAGAAGAGCAGTTGGAAATAACCAAAGTAACAGGATATGGTCAAAATTACATCTTCATAAATGTGATCG AATCTTTTATTTATGCACAGATACATTTGCTCAAACCTGAGGTGCCAGTGGGAAGTGATGCTGAGTTTAACTGTTCGACGTCCAAACCTTTAAACAAAAACCAGTCCAAGAACATGATTTTGGCTTATCTCATCAGAAATGGAACACCTGTTGAAGTTAATATTTGGGACACAGAGAAGATGATGACAACATTCACCCTCAGAGATGTCAGGATTGAAGATGCTGGGACATACAGTTGTGTTATATTGTTAAACATACTCCCTTACCATGGAATGAGACTTCATCAAAATATTACAGTTAATCTTGAGATTACTG TGAATAGCAGCATTAACAAAGTTATAATTGCCACAACGTGCTCTATCATAGTTTTGCTCTTCAGTCTGTTTCTGGGAATCTGGGCACTGATCCGAAAACGAG gaTGCCTTAGAATCAACATTGAAAG ATCCTCGAATAACGAGACAGAGCTCAGAGGAACAGAAATTTACTACGAAG AAGTTAACAATCCTCACACATCTGATACTGGTGACACACAACATGTTGTCTG GAGTGCCTCAGAGTTTGCTGATTCCTCTGAAAGTG atgaaGATTATAATGACGTGGGAAGCATTACAGTATGA